Proteins from a genomic interval of Polyodon spathula isolate WHYD16114869_AA chromosome 1, ASM1765450v1, whole genome shotgun sequence:
- the LOC121320978 gene encoding zinc finger protein 449-like: MRFQEYRRPRETDPRVVVQKLWDHMVHWLNPAQKTGAQMGEAMVLEQFCHVVGTDTQDWVRLHNPDTLEAAIKLAEDFEDARASIKTGLLTRLPPLTSRGAAPAAAPPLTPLPLGPRPAKTPIPMGRPSSSPWLAPVGVDLLPQPTALSAAGQTANPSAFCPDHLF; this comes from the coding sequence ATGCGTTTCCAGGAATACCGGAGGCCACGGGAGACTGACCCCAGGGTGGTCGTCCAGAAACTGTgggaccacatggtgcactggctcaacccTGCGCAAAAGACCGGTGCACAGATGGGCGAGGCAATGgtcctggagcagttctgccatgtcgTCGGCACAGATACACAGGACTGGGTACGGCTGCATAACCCAGACACCCTGGAGGCCGCCATCAAACTGGCGGAGGATTTCGAGGACGCCCGGGCTTCCATCAAGACCGGACTACTGACCCGTCTTCCTCCTCTCACCAGCCGAGGAGCAGCGCCTGCAGCTGCACCACCACTAACACCTCTTCCCCTGGGACCCCGACCGGCTAAAACACCGATCCCAATGGGCCGACCCTCCTCCTCACCATGGTTGGCCCCAGTTGGGGTAGATTTACTACCCCAACCTACTGCAttatcagcagcgggacagactgctaaccccagtgccttctgccccgatcatctgttttag